The following proteins come from a genomic window of Halorussus halophilus:
- a CDS encoding M23 family metallopeptidase translates to MKDGDVQDCGWTMRDRSTGRKTQEFSRRKLLKAVGASSGLAVGTGVTSARSRGSSEAVAEADTLAQDTCPPDLTGRWETEDGNEWTLDHIGSTVYGYTMGDAECDGDNGWVPTGDQESPDLVMEATFTDDTLTGTQEICYTSTDEDWPCYGQVIWEDFELTVSEDGHTLSGYWVDSCNEIEVSDSLTRCGGDNQHDPLDDMSTLQSPGPSGWRGAIFGCYRSGCKVRHRGWDIHAPVGTPVKAAVSGRITHRTQENKETGEKTGFGDYIVLRDSGSRNSFIYAHLGTRKPEDYYCAGEEIGTVGISGNANAARPHLHIEIGYRRTRLDPNEFFELPSQVVEQVGSAPKYIQLPDQWNCVPCEMNQALLDLEC, encoded by the coding sequence ATGAAAGACGGCGACGTCCAAGACTGTGGATGGACCATGAGGGATCGTAGCACGGGGCGAAAGACACAGGAATTCAGCAGACGAAAATTACTCAAGGCAGTGGGTGCCAGTAGTGGCCTCGCCGTCGGAACGGGGGTCACCAGCGCTCGGAGCAGGGGCTCAAGCGAAGCGGTAGCGGAAGCCGATACGCTGGCGCAGGACACGTGCCCGCCGGACCTGACGGGTCGATGGGAGACCGAAGACGGAAACGAGTGGACACTCGACCACATCGGATCGACTGTGTATGGATACACGATGGGTGACGCCGAATGTGACGGGGATAATGGTTGGGTTCCTACGGGCGATCAGGAGTCGCCCGACTTGGTAATGGAGGCAACGTTCACCGACGACACGCTCACGGGGACCCAAGAGATCTGTTACACGTCCACCGACGAGGACTGGCCCTGCTATGGGCAGGTCATCTGGGAAGACTTCGAATTGACGGTTTCAGAAGATGGTCACACGTTGAGCGGCTATTGGGTCGATAGCTGTAACGAGATAGAAGTCTCCGACTCGCTCACGCGGTGCGGCGGTGACAACCAGCACGACCCCTTAGACGATATGTCTACGCTCCAATCACCTGGGCCTTCAGGATGGCGCGGAGCGATCTTCGGCTGTTACCGGAGTGGTTGTAAGGTGAGACACAGAGGGTGGGATATTCACGCGCCCGTCGGCACACCGGTAAAGGCTGCAGTCAGTGGGCGAATCACTCATCGAACTCAGGAGAACAAGGAAACCGGCGAGAAAACAGGGTTCGGCGACTACATTGTCCTTCGAGACAGCGGGTCGAGAAACAGTTTCATATACGCACACCTCGGGACGCGTAAGCCGGAGGACTACTACTGTGCTGGCGAAGAGATCGGCACGGTAGGGATCAGCGGGAACGCGAACGCTGCCAGGCCGCATCTCCACATCGAAATCGGCTACAGGAGAACCCGTCTCGACCCCAACGAATTCTTTGAACTGCCGAGTCAAGTTGTCGAACAAGTCGGTTCAGCCCCCAAGTACATCCAATTACCCGACCAGTGGAACTGCGTGCCGTGTGAGATGAATCAGGCCTTGCTGGACTTAGAATGTTGA
- a CDS encoding RNA-guided endonuclease InsQ/TnpB family protein: protein MAEEYQRRTAITRLQASEEQSKLLEQTISDYTKACQLAGNKAWPDCTSKRRVQSVAYDSIRDTTGLGSQHAILASHQAATAVAACQSRLENGYAASKPSFTAPTIRYDSRTMTLFEDGTVSLSTIESRIRCSLVLPSEADGYQHRFLESDSWELTESTLTRRDGGWFLHLGFRGPRKDTEDSTVENGTVLGVDLGIENLAVTSTGRFGSGAELTHVREQYEQRRSNLQKTGTRSAHRTLSTMSRRERRFANDTLHCTSNELVEEAQSQQCGIIAFENLEGITDRLPGATTFHTWAFRRLREFVEYKAEEVGIRVVTVNPRNTSKQCSQVSCESVSAKNRPVQHRFECTECGYEVHADYNAAKNIGLRAVRDGHKSSSWTGVSQCALKSGAIAPSGEYFPHHGDKERLTDKPSQVDGSSERDSDRRGS, encoded by the coding sequence GTGGCTGAGGAGTACCAGCGCCGGACTGCGATCACACGCCTTCAGGCATCCGAGGAGCAATCGAAGCTTCTTGAGCAAACAATTAGTGACTACACGAAAGCCTGCCAACTCGCAGGTAACAAAGCGTGGCCCGACTGTACTTCGAAGCGGCGCGTCCAATCAGTAGCCTACGATTCTATTCGGGACACAACAGGCCTTGGAAGCCAACACGCAATCCTCGCTAGCCATCAAGCGGCAACAGCTGTCGCTGCTTGCCAGAGTCGCTTAGAGAACGGGTATGCTGCCTCAAAGCCGTCGTTTACCGCGCCGACAATCCGGTATGACTCGCGGACGATGACGTTATTTGAGGACGGAACAGTCTCACTATCGACGATTGAGTCTCGGATTCGGTGTTCGCTCGTCCTTCCGTCAGAAGCGGATGGATATCAGCACCGTTTTCTTGAGAGTGATTCGTGGGAACTCACAGAGAGTACTCTAACGCGCCGTGATGGCGGCTGGTTCTTGCATCTGGGATTTCGAGGTCCGCGAAAAGACACTGAGGATTCGACAGTCGAGAACGGAACGGTTCTTGGCGTTGATCTTGGTATCGAGAACCTCGCCGTGACAAGCACTGGCCGATTCGGTTCCGGCGCAGAGCTAACCCACGTACGAGAACAATACGAGCAACGTCGAAGCAACCTCCAGAAGACCGGCACAAGGAGCGCTCACCGAACACTCTCAACAATGAGTCGTCGTGAACGCCGGTTTGCCAATGACACGCTTCACTGCACCTCAAACGAACTCGTCGAAGAAGCCCAATCACAGCAGTGTGGCATAATCGCGTTCGAGAATCTAGAGGGTATAACAGACCGACTGCCTGGTGCAACTACATTCCACACGTGGGCATTCCGTCGTCTCCGTGAATTTGTAGAGTATAAAGCTGAAGAAGTCGGGATTCGTGTAGTGACGGTGAACCCACGGAACACGAGCAAGCAGTGTTCTCAGGTGAGTTGTGAATCAGTGAGCGCAAAGAATCGGCCTGTGCAACATCGATTCGAGTGTACGGAGTGCGGATACGAAGTGCATGCCGACTATAACGCGGCGAAGAATATCGGTTTGCGCGCAGTCCGTGATGGCCACAAGTCGTCATCATGGACGGGTGTCAGTCAATGTGCCCTGAAGTCCGGAGCAATCGCACCGAGTGGAGAATATTTCCCCCACCATGGTGACAAAGAACGACTCACGGACAAACCAAGCCAAGTAGATGGGTCTTCAGAAAGAGACTCAGACAGGCGTGGTAGTTGA
- a CDS encoding DUF7261 family protein codes for MSLDRAETADAVALAPVVFAYLQLGYHGDVTASEDYTSPGRNAERVLERAVHEASVETRGEYAWTDRDLAVSEVRSELEPRVNSLRSSRVESGTAYRVSYNQSAAQAWRQDNCLSGSNRDFGGCIVRQGVVVQERAGETHVLAVAFYVRVTTERGTTELTILVRPVGR; via the coding sequence ATGTCGTTAGACCGAGCCGAAACTGCGGATGCCGTCGCGCTCGCACCGGTCGTGTTCGCGTACCTGCAACTGGGCTACCACGGCGACGTGACTGCGAGCGAGGACTACACGTCGCCCGGCCGGAACGCAGAGCGCGTGCTGGAGCGTGCGGTCCACGAAGCCAGTGTCGAGACTCGTGGGGAGTACGCGTGGACCGACCGCGACCTCGCGGTGTCAGAAGTTCGGTCGGAACTAGAACCGAGGGTGAACTCGTTGCGCTCTTCACGCGTCGAATCAGGAACCGCGTATCGCGTCTCGTACAACCAATCGGCGGCGCAGGCGTGGCGACAGGACAACTGTCTGTCCGGGTCGAATCGAGACTTTGGCGGGTGTATCGTCCGACAGGGTGTCGTCGTCCAGGAGCGCGCTGGCGAGACGCACGTCCTCGCGGTGGCCTTCTACGTTCGGGTGACGACGGAGCGCGGGACGACAGAACTGACGATACTCGTTCGGCCGGTCGGCCGGTAG
- a CDS encoding FAD-dependent monooxygenase codes for MSDRTESAEVVVVGCGPGGAVLAYLLARSGVEVALVERAATFEREYRGFGWNPGVIRLFEEMDVLEDVLDLAHETVTDGSFSLYGGAVSVLDFDLLDTDYPYALMMEQPALLECLVERASAYDGFAFYPATTVTDLRTDDSGGVCGVVAHDREVDEDITFDARAVVGADGRYSTVRERAGIDPGWFESPIDLVWFKLPQGALDARNQGRIDRDGVLVFFGLGGGDVQVGYIVRDGEWPSIREAGFGAFCRRIAAIDPELAAAVDAHLDGFRDTTLLDVSPGVANSWTRDGLLLLGDAAHTASPIGAQGNPLAVEDAVVAHRILVDALAERDGPEGDGILSGDRLREFEVRRRPTVERVIALQRRAAQNLRFWLDYGRYVPAWLVRGSASAFGWLAPHSRRLRGFVESFALGDESVSVARSRFVD; via the coding sequence ATGTCCGACCGAACTGAATCCGCGGAGGTCGTCGTCGTTGGCTGTGGACCCGGTGGTGCCGTTCTCGCGTATCTCCTCGCACGGAGCGGTGTCGAGGTTGCACTCGTCGAGCGAGCGGCTACGTTCGAGCGCGAGTATCGGGGTTTCGGTTGGAATCCCGGCGTCATTCGGTTGTTCGAGGAGATGGACGTCCTCGAAGACGTGCTTGACCTCGCTCACGAGACGGTCACGGACGGGTCGTTCTCGTTGTACGGCGGAGCGGTCTCGGTACTCGATTTCGACCTGCTCGACACCGACTATCCCTACGCGCTCATGATGGAACAGCCCGCGCTCTTGGAGTGTCTGGTCGAGCGCGCCAGCGCGTACGACGGCTTCGCGTTCTACCCTGCGACGACGGTCACCGACCTTCGGACCGACGACTCGGGTGGAGTCTGCGGAGTGGTGGCCCACGACCGCGAGGTAGACGAGGACATCACCTTCGATGCGCGTGCCGTCGTGGGTGCCGACGGCCGGTACTCCACCGTCCGCGAGCGTGCGGGCATCGACCCCGGCTGGTTCGAGTCGCCCATCGACCTTGTGTGGTTCAAGCTCCCGCAGGGTGCCCTCGACGCCCGGAATCAGGGGCGAATCGACCGCGACGGCGTCCTCGTCTTCTTCGGACTGGGCGGCGGTGACGTTCAGGTCGGCTACATCGTTCGGGACGGCGAGTGGCCCAGTATTCGGGAAGCGGGTTTCGGTGCATTCTGTCGCCGAATCGCAGCCATCGACCCGGAACTGGCCGCGGCCGTCGATGCTCATCTGGACGGCTTTCGAGACACGACGTTGCTGGACGTCTCGCCGGGCGTCGCGAACTCGTGGACTCGCGACGGTCTCCTACTGTTGGGTGACGCCGCCCACACTGCGAGCCCTATCGGTGCGCAGGGCAACCCGCTCGCCGTCGAAGACGCCGTCGTCGCTCATCGCATTCTCGTGGATGCGCTCGCGGAGCGTGACGGCCCGGAGGGTGACGGGATACTGTCCGGCGACCGACTGCGCGAGTTCGAAGTTCGTCGTCGTCCGACGGTCGAGCGCGTTATCGCGCTCCAGCGGCGTGCCGCCCAGAACCTCCGTTTCTGGCTCGATTACGGTCGGTACGTCCCGGCGTGGCTCGTCCGCGGGTCAGCGTCGGCGTTCGGCTGGTTGGCTCCACACTCGCGCCGACTTCGGGGCTTCGTCGAATCGTTCGCGCTCGGTGACGAGTCCGTTTCGGTGGCCCGGTCGCGCTTCGTGGACTGA
- a CDS encoding lamin tail domain-containing protein yields MRLHTNALTTLIVALLVASVAVPASGALGTQSIDNSPQSPDFSTQSISGSVEVTVIDVTDGDTIDVRYDNGSTDTVRLLGVDTPEVHTENTPGEFEGIPSTSDGETCLGYEGEVSSAVAKSRLLGERVTLKFDSEADRRGYYGRLLAYVYLDGENFNYQLIENGHARVYDSTFSQSDSFYSAESDAQNAGVGVWACTSPSSELGGISIEKFNPDPAGYDSSNLNDEFVVVQNRNTGSADLGGYTLYDDAWNSFAFPSSLSLDSGETVTVHTGSGSDSSAHVYGDYESPIWNNDGDTATLYDDGGDYVVSRSY; encoded by the coding sequence GTGAGACTTCATACCAACGCACTCACGACCCTCATCGTCGCACTGCTCGTCGCAAGCGTCGCGGTACCCGCGAGCGGTGCGCTCGGCACTCAGTCCATCGACAACTCGCCCCAATCGCCCGACTTCTCCACCCAGTCAATCAGCGGGTCCGTCGAGGTTACCGTCATCGACGTGACCGACGGCGACACAATCGACGTACGGTACGACAACGGTAGCACCGACACCGTTCGACTGCTCGGCGTCGATACGCCCGAAGTCCACACCGAGAACACGCCCGGAGAGTTCGAGGGCATCCCGTCAACGAGCGACGGCGAGACCTGCCTCGGCTACGAAGGCGAGGTCTCCAGCGCGGTCGCAAAGAGTCGGCTGCTCGGCGAGCGCGTCACCCTGAAGTTCGACTCGGAAGCCGACCGCAGGGGCTACTACGGTCGCCTGCTGGCGTACGTCTACCTCGACGGCGAGAATTTCAACTACCAACTCATCGAGAACGGCCACGCTCGCGTCTACGACAGCACGTTCAGCCAGAGCGACTCGTTCTACAGCGCGGAGAGCGACGCGCAGAACGCAGGCGTCGGCGTCTGGGCCTGCACGTCTCCCAGTAGTGAACTCGGCGGCATCTCCATCGAGAAGTTCAACCCCGACCCCGCGGGCTACGATTCCTCGAACCTGAACGACGAGTTCGTCGTCGTCCAGAACCGCAACACTGGTAGCGCGGACCTCGGTGGCTACACGCTCTACGACGACGCGTGGAACTCCTTCGCGTTCCCGAGCAGTCTCAGTCTCGACTCCGGCGAGACCGTGACCGTCCACACCGGGTCCGGAAGCGACAGCAGCGCCCACGTCTACGGCGACTACGAGTCGCCAATCTGGAACAACGACGGCGACACCGCGACGCTCTACGACGACGGCGGCGACTACGTCGTCTCGCGATCGTACTGA
- a CDS encoding S1C family serine protease: protein MKSRRRFLQAVSVGIGAGIAGCIGGVSTEFATNGENAALQGGGSDQEYVPIYRAVADSVTGVRTYDADGPTASGSGFVYDDSHVLTNQHVVEDGTAFEVRYRGNDWRTPEIVATDILSDLAVLRVPDHPDYATPLALRRNDPTVGEEVILVGNPLGFEDSVSAGLVSGVDRSVDAGGYTIHDTIQTDAAANPGNSGGPLVTMNHKVAGVLSRGPTEALNFAISASLARRVVPALIERGEYRHPFLGIQVVTVDPIVAEANGVVEPRGVLVTDVTTNGPAAGPLRGSSGRQVVRGVSVPTGGDVIVAFGGQPVETERDLFTYLTLQASPGETVRLTVVRSGEEESIDVPVGARPEP from the coding sequence ATGAAATCCAGACGAAGATTTCTGCAAGCAGTCAGCGTCGGAATCGGAGCAGGCATCGCAGGATGTATCGGAGGCGTATCGACAGAGTTCGCAACTAACGGGGAGAACGCAGCACTGCAGGGAGGGGGTTCTGATCAAGAGTACGTTCCCATCTATCGAGCCGTCGCCGACTCTGTGACCGGGGTGCGAACGTACGACGCCGACGGGCCGACCGCATCGGGGTCGGGATTCGTCTACGACGACTCACACGTCCTCACGAACCAACACGTCGTTGAGGATGGAACGGCGTTCGAGGTCAGATACCGAGGCAACGACTGGCGAACCCCCGAAATCGTCGCGACAGATATTCTTAGCGACCTCGCAGTGCTCCGGGTACCAGACCACCCAGACTACGCAACTCCGCTCGCCTTGCGACGGAACGATCCGACGGTCGGCGAGGAGGTGATTCTCGTCGGGAATCCGTTGGGCTTCGAAGATTCCGTGTCGGCCGGTCTCGTCAGCGGCGTCGACCGCTCGGTCGATGCCGGAGGCTACACGATTCACGATACTATCCAGACCGACGCAGCGGCCAACCCCGGCAACAGCGGCGGGCCGCTCGTCACGATGAATCACAAGGTCGCGGGGGTACTCTCGCGTGGTCCCACCGAAGCACTCAACTTCGCAATCTCTGCATCGCTCGCCCGTCGCGTCGTCCCGGCACTGATAGAGAGGGGTGAGTACCGTCATCCGTTCCTCGGCATTCAGGTGGTGACGGTCGATCCAATCGTCGCGGAAGCGAACGGGGTCGTCGAACCTAGAGGCGTCCTCGTTACCGACGTGACGACAAACGGGCCTGCTGCGGGACCCCTCCGCGGAAGCAGCGGTCGGCAGGTCGTCAGGGGTGTCTCCGTCCCGACCGGCGGCGACGTCATCGTCGCGTTCGGCGGCCAACCGGTCGAGACTGAACGCGACCTCTTTACGTACTTGACGCTGCAAGCGAGTCCGGGGGAAACCGTTCGCCTCACCGTCGTTCGATCGGGTGAAGAAGAGTCGATCGACGTACCTGTCGGAGCGCGGCCGGAACCGTGA
- a CDS encoding alcohol dehydrogenase catalytic domain-containing protein has protein sequence MRTATLTDAHTVEIGDRRRPEPDADELLVQINACGVCATDLHMYTGSLTVDYPMVPGHESAGEVVAVGDDVTDFEAGDRVAINPSVPCNECKACKSGRENLCRDLTSLGGAATHVIDGAFAEYASVPVGNVEAIGDLDYRTAAFAEPLGCCVNGIDQIDLTSGETVVVAGAGTIGLLLVQLLRTCGAGTIVVSEPVEQRRDVALEVGADHVLDPTEQDPTTVVPELVGEVDVAIEAVGIPAVIEQVHSLTGPGGRTLVFGVPPEDATIELSPFDLFFEERELVGTYSLTPDAFARAVTLLRNGRIDVETLVTDEFALEGLEEAFDQMEAREGLKKMVYPHQ, from the coding sequence ATGAGGACCGCCACACTGACCGACGCCCACACGGTGGAGATTGGCGACCGGCGACGACCCGAACCGGACGCCGACGAACTGCTCGTTCAAATAAACGCCTGTGGCGTCTGTGCGACCGACCTCCACATGTACACCGGGTCACTGACCGTGGACTACCCGATGGTGCCGGGCCACGAGAGCGCGGGCGAAGTCGTCGCAGTCGGCGACGACGTCACCGACTTCGAAGCGGGCGACCGCGTCGCGATCAACCCGTCAGTCCCGTGCAACGAGTGCAAGGCGTGCAAGTCCGGCCGAGAGAACCTCTGTCGGGACCTCACGTCGCTCGGCGGCGCGGCCACGCACGTCATCGACGGAGCCTTCGCCGAGTACGCGAGCGTTCCCGTCGGAAACGTCGAAGCCATCGGCGACCTCGACTACCGAACGGCGGCGTTCGCCGAGCCGCTGGGGTGCTGTGTCAACGGCATCGACCAAATCGACTTGACGAGCGGCGAGACGGTCGTCGTGGCCGGAGCGGGAACGATTGGCCTACTGCTCGTCCAACTACTCAGGACGTGCGGTGCCGGAACCATCGTCGTCTCCGAACCAGTCGAACAACGCCGCGATGTCGCGCTCGAAGTGGGTGCCGACCACGTACTCGACCCGACTGAGCAGGACCCGACGACCGTCGTCCCCGAACTCGTCGGCGAGGTAGACGTCGCCATCGAAGCGGTCGGCATTCCGGCAGTCATCGAACAGGTACACTCGCTCACGGGACCGGGCGGCCGAACACTCGTCTTCGGCGTGCCGCCGGAGGACGCCACCATCGAACTCTCACCGTTCGACTTGTTCTTCGAGGAGCGCGAACTCGTCGGCACCTACTCGCTCACACCAGACGCGTTTGCACGGGCTGTGACGTTGCTCCGGAACGGCCGCATCGACGTAGAGACGCTCGTCACCGACGAGTTCGCCTTAGAGGGCCTCGAAGAAGCATTCGACCAGATGGAGGCACGTGAGGGACTGAAGAAGATGGTATACCCTCACCAGTAG
- a CDS encoding right-handed parallel beta-helix repeat-containing protein, translating into MRVLYVFVTVGLLLASTTGANSVVEQNTDASPQQIDSCTTITESGRYVLTGDIVNSTAETCIRIEASDVVFDGGGHVVDGNWSVLRNRTVGDENITEEYLNDSEIPATTPNPTTNRWAYHGVFVTGSSNVTVTAVTTTDWVYGVAVAGTSDGLVTGVTTEQTVTGVGLYRTTGIRATENQLTNNSVGIVLDGLDGGSATVNSIVESKLDGIALLDSTGVTVSNNTVNRTQRYDGIYLRNSSRNVITRNTVSNSVLSGITVADNSNGNTVAENLASENGLNGILLMQDSSQNTIRGNDAMANEHSGIALVSDANENNVIDNTVVNTSGTATYTVELNYSAGIVVNGSDDNRFIGNYLWGNVHSGITLTSQATDNEFVNDVILNTTTLRAFEFEGNYTSAIAVRGSGDNSFRNTMVRDTNGWSYFSFDNPSPNTVQNLTISHLKRLNVSSSPEQNFTLVDVAADVSFVGRDVAVDINTTRSKIEPDWSPRRIGPRVTYVQTSPDARITNLSVQWRILNVSTTVQTTPHTEQTSDSTDRGSTTNEIPVVWLNVREAGSPIGEEPRTSTRFPHPPRRPTGAQ; encoded by the coding sequence ATGCGAGTCCTGTACGTTTTCGTTACTGTCGGACTACTACTGGCTTCGACCACCGGTGCGAACAGCGTTGTCGAACAGAACACCGACGCCTCTCCGCAACAAATCGACTCCTGTACCACGATCACCGAGTCCGGTCGGTACGTCCTCACTGGAGATATCGTAAACAGTACTGCAGAAACGTGCATTCGGATCGAAGCGAGCGACGTCGTCTTCGATGGTGGTGGTCACGTCGTCGATGGGAACTGGAGCGTCCTCCGAAATCGAACCGTTGGCGACGAGAACATCACGGAGGAGTATCTCAATGATAGCGAGATTCCCGCAACGACTCCCAATCCGACGACGAATCGGTGGGCATATCATGGCGTTTTCGTCACAGGTTCGTCGAACGTTACGGTCACCGCGGTAACTACGACTGACTGGGTGTACGGTGTCGCTGTTGCTGGCACGTCCGATGGTCTAGTGACCGGAGTGACGACAGAGCAAACGGTGACCGGAGTCGGTCTCTATCGAACGACCGGGATTCGGGCGACGGAGAATCAACTGACAAACAATAGCGTTGGTATCGTTCTGGACGGTCTCGACGGAGGGTCAGCAACCGTCAACTCGATTGTCGAGAGCAAACTCGACGGTATTGCGCTCCTCGACTCGACCGGCGTGACAGTGTCGAATAACACGGTGAACAGGACGCAACGATACGACGGTATCTACCTCCGGAATTCGAGCCGCAACGTTATCACCAGAAACACAGTTTCGAATTCCGTCCTCTCTGGAATCACCGTTGCCGACAATTCGAACGGAAACACAGTAGCGGAAAACCTAGCAAGCGAGAACGGGCTCAACGGGATTCTGTTGATGCAGGACTCCAGTCAGAATACGATTCGCGGAAACGACGCGATGGCCAACGAGCACAGTGGAATCGCCCTCGTATCGGACGCCAACGAGAACAATGTTATCGACAACACCGTCGTCAACACGTCGGGAACAGCTACGTATACTGTTGAACTAAACTACTCTGCAGGTATCGTCGTCAATGGGTCCGACGACAATCGGTTCATCGGGAACTATCTATGGGGCAACGTGCATAGTGGAATCACACTCACGTCTCAAGCAACCGACAACGAGTTCGTCAACGACGTCATTCTGAATACGACTACACTTCGAGCCTTCGAGTTCGAAGGGAACTACACGTCCGCAATTGCGGTCAGAGGGTCGGGTGACAACAGCTTCAGGAATACGATGGTTCGCGATACCAATGGATGGTCGTACTTCTCGTTTGACAACCCCTCTCCTAACACAGTCCAGAACCTCACCATCAGTCATCTTAAGCGACTCAACGTCTCTTCGTCGCCCGAACAAAACTTCACGCTTGTCGACGTCGCTGCCGACGTTTCGTTCGTCGGCCGAGACGTCGCCGTCGATATCAACACGACTCGTTCGAAGATTGAACCGGACTGGAGTCCGCGTCGGATAGGCCCGCGAGTGACTTACGTCCAAACAAGTCCCGACGCACGCATCACGAATCTATCAGTCCAGTGGAGAATCCTGAACGTTTCGACGACGGTGCAGACGACCCCGCACACGGAACAAACATCTGATTCGACCGATCGAGGGAGCACAACGAACGAAATCCCCGTAGTGTGGCTTAATGTGAGGGAGGCTGGTTCTCCAATCGGCGAAGAACCAAGAACGTCGACTCGTTTCCCTCATCCCCCTCGTCGTCCCACGGGTGCCCAGTAG
- the solA gene encoding N-methyl-L-tryptophan oxidase, with product MTTEDYDVIVLGVGGMGSATVSELARRGLDVLGIERFDVPNARGSSHGVTRIIRLPQYEDPAYVPLVRRALDRWMELDERYDRPLFHQVGSVDFGPSGSGVFEGSRRSAELHDIDHEVLSGEELNDRFPGYDVPDDYRAVYQVDGGFLHSEQCIVAHVEDAHAHGATVRAREQVEAWDADESGVRVTTDRGDYSAEKLVVTAGAWTGQLVPTLADYLQPERQVLGWLQPKQPPQFDPERFPVFVGEVPEGHYYGFPVYDVPGFKLGRFHHREETGNPAELDTEPDREDERLLRTFTSEYFPTASGPTMRLSTCMFTNTPDEDFILDTHPNHENVVVGAGFSGHGFKFASVVGEILADLALEGETDLPIDPFAVERFR from the coding sequence ATGACAACTGAAGACTACGATGTCATCGTACTCGGCGTCGGCGGGATGGGGAGTGCGACGGTATCCGAACTCGCCCGGCGTGGACTCGACGTACTCGGCATCGAGCGATTCGACGTGCCCAACGCCAGAGGCTCTTCCCACGGCGTCACTCGCATCATCCGCCTGCCACAGTACGAAGACCCAGCGTACGTGCCGTTAGTCCGGCGTGCGCTCGACCGCTGGATGGAACTCGACGAGCGGTACGACCGGCCGCTGTTCCACCAAGTTGGCTCCGTCGATTTCGGGCCGAGCGGGAGCGGCGTCTTCGAAGGATCCCGGCGCTCGGCCGAACTCCACGACATCGACCACGAGGTCCTTTCGGGGGAGGAACTCAACGACCGATTCCCCGGCTACGACGTGCCCGACGACTATCGAGCAGTGTATCAGGTCGACGGCGGATTTCTCCACTCCGAGCAGTGCATCGTCGCACACGTCGAGGACGCCCACGCCCACGGTGCAACCGTGCGAGCGCGCGAGCAAGTCGAAGCGTGGGACGCCGACGAGAGCGGTGTCCGCGTCACGACTGACCGTGGCGACTACAGCGCGGAGAAACTGGTCGTGACCGCTGGCGCGTGGACGGGGCAGTTGGTGCCGACGCTCGCGGACTATCTGCAACCTGAACGGCAAGTACTCGGGTGGCTCCAACCGAAACAACCGCCGCAGTTCGACCCGGAGCGATTCCCCGTGTTCGTCGGTGAGGTGCCGGAAGGCCACTACTACGGCTTCCCGGTGTACGACGTTCCGGGGTTCAAACTCGGCAGATTCCATCACCGCGAGGAGACTGGGAACCCTGCGGAACTCGACACGGAACCGGACCGCGAGGACGAACGCCTCCTCCGAACGTTCACGTCGGAGTACTTCCCGACTGCGAGTGGGCCGACGATGCGCCTCTCGACCTGCATGTTCACGAACACGCCCGACGAAGACTTCATCTTAGACACGCATCCGAACCACGAGAACGTCGTCGTCGGGGCCGGGTTCTCCGGTCACGGCTTCAAGTTCGCCAGCGTCGTCGGCGAGATTCTCGCCGACCTTGCGTTAGAGGGAGAGACGGACCTCCCCATCGACCCGTTCGCAGTCGAGCGGTTTCGGTGA